The proteins below are encoded in one region of Armatimonadota bacterium:
- a CDS encoding thioredoxin family protein, producing the protein MAIALESRLIPFALPGTDGRTHRPEEFAEARVFGVIFHCNHCPYAQAWEDRLIQTQREYAPRGVRFVLINSNDPAKYPEDSFEKMRERAEAKGYPFPYLFDETQEVARAYGATRTPEIFLFDAQRLLRYHGAPDDNYEDPAAVRRPYLRDALEALLAGRLPPVPETTPVGCTIKWK; encoded by the coding sequence ATGGCCATCGCTCTGGAATCCCGGCTCATCCCCTTCGCACTCCCCGGCACGGACGGCCGGACCCACCGGCCGGAGGAGTTCGCCGAGGCCAGGGTCTTCGGGGTGATCTTCCACTGCAACCACTGCCCCTACGCGCAGGCCTGGGAGGACCGCCTGATCCAGACACAGCGGGAGTATGCGCCCCGGGGCGTGCGATTCGTCCTGATCAACAGCAACGATCCTGCCAAGTACCCCGAGGACAGCTTCGAGAAGATGCGCGAACGCGCCGAGGCGAAGGGCTATCCCTTCCCCTACCTCTTCGACGAGACGCAGGAGGTGGCCCGGGCCTACGGCGCCACCCGGACGCCGGAGATCTTCCTGTTCGACGCGCAGCGCCTGCTGCGCTACCACGGCGCTCCCGACGACAACTACGAGGATCCCGCGGCGGTGCGCCGCCCCTACCTGCGCGACGCGCTGGAGGCGCTCCTGGCCGGGCGGCTGCCCCCCGTCC